In Myxococcales bacterium, one DNA window encodes the following:
- a CDS encoding holo-ACP synthase: MIRGVGVDLVSVERLGWILERTPRFRSRVFHPVEIRQAADRPDRLAARFAAKEAWLKAMQLPLFSVALTEIWVENDDDGRPRLRTTGGAAALLAARGVTEIHLSLSHDDRQAIAMVVLEGEDR; this comes from the coding sequence GTGATCCGGGGCGTCGGCGTCGATCTGGTGTCCGTCGAGCGTCTGGGGTGGATCCTCGAACGGACGCCGCGCTTTCGTTCCCGCGTCTTTCATCCGGTTGAAATCCGGCAGGCGGCCGACCGCCCGGATCGACTGGCGGCCCGCTTCGCCGCCAAGGAAGCCTGGCTTAAAGCCATGCAACTGCCGCTCTTTTCCGTCGCACTCACCGAGATCTGGGTCGAAAACGACGATGACGGCCGACCGCGCCTGCGGACCACGGGCGGGGCGGCCGCGCTGCTGGCCGCGCGGGGCGTGACGGAAATCCACCTGAGTCTCAGCCATGACGATCGTCAGGCCATCGCCATGGTCGTGTTGGAAGGAGAGGACCGATGA
- a CDS encoding glycosyltransferase family 1 protein, with product MSAFSQFDLPRQVVMLSTADWDAPLWTNKQQIAVRLAEDFAVLYVEPLVAMGSGKRSLARASHWRDPSGVTVYRPASALPFGNKLWSINKTNARLLAGDIRQTMWDRGFSQAILWCYPPTSQPFLEFLPHVLSCYDCVDEYSAFPGAWVTATKRMEHKLLQSVDAVFTTARSLFDEKKRHNPHTYFVPNVADFALFNRAATAVPSPLLRDLPRPVIGFVGALNYKIDTALLEALFKLRPDWSFVLVGPDRGLEVQRFLAYPNARFLGRKEIEELPSLMAGFDACMIPYKIDRYTHGVLPLKFFEYLATGKPVVATRMAELQNFAPLIDLVGEAEEFVDAVESRLQSDPHRDRRLAIARENSWEKRIGTMLGILETIRKEKQEGIE from the coding sequence GTGAGCGCATTTTCCCAGTTCGATCTGCCTCGTCAGGTGGTCATGCTTTCCACCGCCGATTGGGACGCGCCGCTGTGGACGAACAAACAGCAGATTGCCGTCCGACTGGCCGAGGATTTCGCGGTGCTGTACGTCGAGCCGCTGGTGGCCATGGGCAGCGGCAAGCGGTCGCTAGCGCGGGCGTCCCATTGGCGCGACCCCTCCGGCGTGACGGTCTATCGCCCGGCGTCCGCCCTGCCGTTCGGCAATAAATTGTGGTCGATCAATAAAACCAACGCCCGACTGCTGGCGGGCGATATCCGGCAGACGATGTGGGATCGCGGTTTTTCCCAGGCGATCCTCTGGTGCTATCCGCCGACCAGCCAGCCGTTTCTGGAGTTCCTGCCGCACGTGCTTTCCTGCTACGACTGCGTCGACGAATACAGCGCCTTCCCGGGCGCCTGGGTGACGGCGACCAAGCGCATGGAGCACAAGCTGCTGCAGTCCGTGGACGCCGTATTTACCACGGCGCGCAGCCTCTTCGACGAAAAGAAGCGGCACAACCCGCACACCTATTTCGTGCCGAACGTCGCCGATTTCGCGCTCTTCAACCGCGCCGCGACCGCCGTGCCTTCGCCCTTGTTGCGCGATCTGCCGCGGCCGGTGATCGGCTTCGTCGGTGCCCTGAATTACAAGATCGACACCGCGCTCCTCGAGGCGCTTTTCAAGCTGCGGCCGGACTGGAGCTTCGTGCTCGTCGGCCCGGACCGCGGCCTGGAGGTCCAGCGGTTTCTGGCCTATCCCAACGCCCGCTTCCTCGGGCGCAAGGAGATCGAGGAACTGCCGTCGCTGATGGCCGGTTTCGACGCCTGCATGATTCCGTACAAGATCGACCGCTACACGCACGGCGTCCTGCCGCTGAAATTTTTCGAGTACCTGGCGACCGGCAAGCCCGTCGTGGCCACGCGGATGGCGGAACTGCAAAATTTCGCGCCGCTGATCGACCTGGTCGGCGAGGCGGAGGAGTTCGTCGACGCCGTCGAATCCCGGTTGCAAAGCGATCCGCACCGTGACCGACGCCTGGCGATCGCCCGCGAAAACAGTTGGGAGAAGCGGATCGGCACGATGCTGGGCATCCTCGAAACGATCCGCAAGGAAAAGCAAGAGGGCATCGAGTGA
- a CDS encoding formylglycine-generating enzyme family protein, which produces MQTTRLLYFALCLCLCLWGATACDEPSDSEFKSDLYRAAPPTEMIYVEAGAFTMGSDYDPDPDFLSGEIDEPFSDEHPERTVELSAYWIERSEVTNAQYRACVWAKVCTDPQTNRAAGIDEYYTSHAYDDYPVVNVTWRMAADYCQWRGRRLPTEAEWEKAARGAADERIYSWGWQEPVCGLADISVPRLKSSDSTEWYETCYGRPVAVGYYGNAASPYGATEMTGNVAEWTADYYAADYYDPELWPDNDVDPSGPSAGDRRVTRGGSFAATAMYARVTYRDPIPESFYDPTVGFRCAGESQP; this is translated from the coding sequence ATGCAAACCACGCGCCTGCTTTATTTTGCGTTATGCCTTTGCCTCTGTCTTTGGGGGGCGACGGCCTGCGACGAACCGAGCGACTCGGAATTCAAGAGCGATCTCTATCGCGCCGCGCCGCCGACGGAAATGATTTACGTCGAGGCCGGCGCGTTCACGATGGGCTCGGATTACGATCCCGACCCCGATTTCCTCAGCGGCGAAATCGACGAACCTTTCTCCGACGAGCACCCGGAGCGCACCGTCGAGCTTTCCGCCTATTGGATCGAGCGGAGCGAGGTGACCAACGCCCAGTATCGGGCTTGCGTCTGGGCGAAGGTCTGCACGGATCCGCAGACCAATCGGGCCGCCGGAATCGACGAGTATTACACCAGCCACGCGTACGACGATTACCCGGTCGTCAATGTGACGTGGCGGATGGCCGCCGATTACTGCCAGTGGCGCGGCCGGCGCCTGCCGACCGAGGCCGAATGGGAAAAGGCGGCGCGCGGCGCGGCGGACGAGCGGATCTACTCCTGGGGCTGGCAGGAGCCGGTCTGCGGGCTGGCCGACATTTCCGTTCCTCGGCTGAAGTCCTCGGATTCCACCGAATGGTATGAGACCTGTTACGGCCGGCCGGTCGCCGTCGGCTATTACGGGAATGCGGCTTCGCCGTACGGCGCGACGGAAATGACCGGCAATGTCGCCGAGTGGACCGCCGATTATTACGCCGCGGATTATTATGATCCCGAGCTGTGGCCCGACAACGACGTCGATCCGTCGGGTCCTTCGGCAGGCGACCGGCGGGTGACGCGCGGCGGCAGTTTCGCCGCGACGGCGATGTATGCGCGGGTGACCTACCGCGATCCGATCCCCGAGTCGTTTTACGACCCCACCGTCGGTTTCCGTTGCGCCGGCGAGTCGCAACCGTGA
- a CDS encoding NAD(P)H-hydrate dehydratase, with protein MKLATAAQMRAMDRLAIEHYGIPGIVLMENAGRGVADLIGEHYPEECELGILVLCGPGNNGGDGFVIARQLFNRGYEVECFLLGLKNKLTGDARANCRVAERIGVPIGELRKEKELARAAEALSEAGVVVDALFGTGLTRAIEGPGADLIDLVNELEAPVVAVDVPSGLNADTGYPTGPAVIADLTCTLAVPKIGLFVNPGVEYCGEVEIVDISLPYFLQQIVELPVHLITEIDVAQHFGPRDPESHKGDFGHALIVGGSRGMSGAVVMAAEAASTAGAGLVTAAVPGSILLPVETALLEALKAGLADDGHGRFSAEALDAVLALAEKKSVVALGPGLGRSDSLETLVAGLATALKIPLVIDADGLNNLAPNLKLLEAEHGPLVLTPHPGEMSHLLGVPTEQVQADRLGSAIALAKKIKAIVVLKGARTVVAAPDGQAWINPTGNPGMASGGMGDVLTGLIAGLIAQEMDPLTAAICGVYLHGLAGDRAADNVGERALTAGAVLRELPATIKSMEDQLDELETESAD; from the coding sequence ATGAAACTGGCCACTGCCGCGCAGATGCGCGCCATGGATCGACTGGCGATCGAACATTACGGTATTCCGGGGATCGTGCTGATGGAAAACGCCGGCCGCGGCGTGGCCGACCTGATCGGCGAACACTATCCGGAAGAGTGCGAACTCGGGATCCTGGTGCTGTGCGGTCCGGGCAATAACGGCGGTGACGGTTTCGTCATCGCCCGGCAACTTTTCAATCGCGGTTACGAGGTCGAATGCTTCCTGTTGGGACTGAAAAACAAGCTGACGGGCGACGCGCGAGCCAACTGCCGCGTCGCCGAGCGGATCGGCGTGCCGATCGGCGAATTGCGCAAGGAAAAGGAATTGGCCCGGGCGGCCGAGGCGTTGAGCGAAGCCGGCGTCGTCGTCGACGCGTTGTTCGGCACCGGATTGACGCGGGCGATCGAGGGGCCGGGCGCGGACCTGATCGACCTGGTCAACGAACTCGAGGCGCCGGTCGTTGCCGTGGACGTTCCCAGCGGCCTCAACGCCGACACCGGATACCCGACCGGCCCGGCGGTCATTGCCGATCTGACTTGCACGCTGGCGGTGCCGAAGATCGGCCTGTTCGTGAATCCGGGCGTCGAATATTGCGGCGAGGTGGAAATCGTCGACATCTCCCTGCCGTATTTTCTGCAACAGATCGTCGAACTGCCCGTTCATCTCATCACCGAGATCGACGTCGCGCAGCATTTCGGGCCGCGCGATCCCGAGTCGCACAAGGGCGATTTCGGCCATGCACTGATCGTCGGCGGTTCGCGCGGGATGAGCGGCGCGGTCGTGATGGCCGCCGAAGCCGCGTCGACGGCGGGGGCGGGATTGGTCACGGCGGCGGTCCCCGGTTCGATCCTTTTACCGGTCGAAACGGCCTTGTTGGAGGCGCTGAAGGCCGGGCTGGCCGACGACGGCCACGGGCGATTTTCCGCGGAGGCGCTCGACGCGGTTTTGGCGCTGGCCGAAAAGAAAAGCGTCGTGGCGCTCGGCCCGGGATTGGGCCGCTCCGATAGTCTGGAAACCCTGGTTGCCGGCTTGGCTACCGCGCTGAAAATCCCCCTGGTCATCGACGCGGACGGACTCAACAACCTGGCGCCGAATCTCAAACTGTTGGAAGCCGAACACGGACCGCTGGTGCTGACGCCCCATCCGGGTGAAATGTCGCACCTGCTGGGTGTGCCGACGGAACAGGTTCAGGCCGATCGTTTGGGATCGGCCATCGCGCTGGCGAAGAAAATCAAGGCGATCGTCGTGCTCAAAGGCGCCCGCACAGTCGTCGCCGCGCCGGACGGACAGGCCTGGATCAATCCCACGGGCAACCCAGGCATGGCCAGCGGCGGCATGGGGGACGTATTGACCGGTCTGATCGCCGGGTTGATCGCGCAGGAAATGGACCCGCTGACCGCCGCGATTTGTGGGGTGTATCTGCATGGCCTGGCCGGCGACCGAGCCGCTGACAACGTCGGTGAGCGTGCGCTCACGGCCGGCGCCGTGCTACGGGAACTGCCCGCGACGATCAAATCCATGGAAGATCAACTCGACGAACTGGAAACGGAGTCGGCGGATTGA
- a CDS encoding glycosyltransferase family 4 protein → MKVIVFTRDFPPEFGGVQRLLGKVADHYGKDALVIARRCPGFREYDQGRPYTTIRMRRFEWRHANPVMSRILGAISYLLRFFVGGIHLGDAIRRQKTDLVLCGYAFPNGLPMVVARLLTGCPFVVWCHGTETLRALESGGLQRAALRLVWRLAVRVVVHSRFMRDEVARFVPPEKIIVNRLGSDSGNLDFSAAPATAVDELPLAGRAVVLTVGRLERRKGHDLLAHAMPLIREKIPHVLWLIVGDGPERERLTQAIADWRLADCVRLLGRRSDAEVSALLARADLFAMPSRRIGPDVEAFGIVYLEAARFGVPAVGGRSGGVADAVQDGVTGLLCDPEDPRDIAAKVITLLGDPARRAEMGRAAKANAERQTWDEFARHLSEELSRIDLS, encoded by the coding sequence GTGAAGGTCATCGTCTTCACGCGCGACTTTCCTCCCGAGTTCGGCGGCGTGCAGCGCCTGCTGGGCAAGGTTGCCGACCACTACGGGAAAGACGCGCTGGTCATCGCCCGCCGCTGTCCGGGTTTTCGCGAATACGATCAAGGACGCCCCTATACCACCATCCGAATGCGGCGGTTCGAGTGGCGCCACGCCAATCCTGTTATGAGCCGGATTCTCGGCGCGATTTCGTATTTGCTGCGCTTTTTCGTCGGCGGAATTCACCTGGGCGACGCCATTCGCCGTCAGAAAACCGACCTGGTGCTTTGCGGCTATGCCTTTCCCAACGGGCTACCGATGGTCGTGGCGCGGTTGCTGACGGGTTGCCCCTTCGTGGTGTGGTGCCACGGCACCGAAACGCTGCGGGCGCTGGAGAGCGGCGGGTTGCAACGGGCAGCGTTGCGCCTCGTCTGGCGCCTAGCGGTGAGGGTCGTCGTGCACAGCCGGTTCATGCGGGATGAAGTCGCCCGCTTCGTGCCGCCAGAAAAAATCATCGTCAATCGCCTGGGTTCCGACTCGGGAAACCTGGATTTCTCGGCGGCGCCCGCGACGGCTGTCGACGAGCTGCCGCTGGCCGGTCGGGCCGTCGTTTTGACGGTGGGCCGGCTGGAGCGTCGCAAGGGTCACGACCTGCTGGCGCATGCGATGCCGCTCATCCGCGAAAAAATTCCGCACGTGCTCTGGCTGATCGTCGGCGACGGCCCGGAACGGGAACGGCTGACGCAAGCGATCGCCGATTGGCGATTGGCGGATTGCGTCCGCTTGCTGGGCCGGCGAAGCGACGCCGAGGTAAGCGCGCTGCTGGCCCGGGCGGACCTCTTCGCCATGCCCAGCCGGCGAATCGGCCCGGACGTCGAGGCCTTTGGCATCGTCTACCTGGAGGCGGCCCGCTTCGGCGTGCCGGCGGTCGGCGGACGCAGCGGCGGGGTGGCCGACGCCGTTCAGGACGGGGTGACCGGCCTGCTGTGCGATCCGGAGGATCCGCGGGACATCGCGGCGAAGGTCATCACCCTGTTGGGCGATCCGGCGCGCCGGGCGGAAATGGGCCGCGCCGCCAAGGCGAATGCGGAGCGGCAAACGTGGGACGAGTTCGCCCGCCACTTGAGCGAGGAATTGTCCCGAATCGATTTGTCCTGA
- the tsaE gene encoding tRNA (adenosine(37)-N6)-threonylcarbamoyltransferase complex ATPase subunit type 1 TsaE yields MGRLETHSENETRALAARLAGLLRPGDVLALVGDLGAGKTRFVQGLARGLGVPEDVPVTSPTFTLLATFRQGRLPLFHFDLYRLANEDDLARIGAEEYLWGEGVAAVEWAERAPKMMPDETLWIHFSFAGEVRELAFRSIVDRWRTVVKDLGGPV; encoded by the coding sequence CTGGGCAGGCTGGAAACCCATAGCGAAAACGAAACCCGCGCGCTGGCGGCGCGACTGGCGGGTTTGCTGCGGCCGGGCGATGTGCTGGCGCTGGTCGGCGACCTGGGCGCTGGAAAAACGCGGTTCGTCCAGGGTTTGGCGCGCGGTTTGGGAGTTCCGGAAGACGTTCCGGTAACCAGCCCCACATTCACTTTGCTGGCGACGTTTCGCCAGGGACGGTTGCCGCTTTTTCATTTCGATCTGTACCGGCTCGCCAACGAGGATGACCTGGCGCGCATCGGGGCGGAGGAATATCTCTGGGGCGAGGGCGTCGCGGCGGTGGAATGGGCCGAGCGAGCGCCGAAAATGATGCCGGACGAGACGCTGTGGATTCACTTTTCGTTTGCCGGCGAGGTCCGAGAGTTGGCTTTTCGTTCGATCGTCGACCGCTGGCGGACGGTGGTGAAGGATTTGGGAGGGCCGGTCTAG
- a CDS encoding TIGR00159 family protein has protein sequence MNPEFFETLRSTFFEINFIDLLDIFLVALVIYRILLMIRGTRALQILVGLGVIFFVYALSDVMGLYTLHWMLSTFLGSLILMIVVLFQTEIRRGLAKFARNPFAAPPAEESEYVEELVRSTTALTNRRIGALIVLERETGLNEYIEEGIQLDAAISRELIVSIFLPSSPIHDGAVIIRKGRIVAAGCFFPLATEVELDKDMGTRHRAGIGVSQETDAIVLIVSEERAQVSMAIEGRITSNLSAEQLTDLLHTHLG, from the coding sequence ATGAATCCGGAATTTTTCGAAACCCTGCGCTCGACATTCTTCGAGATCAATTTCATTGATCTGCTGGATATCTTTCTCGTCGCGCTGGTGATTTATCGCATCCTGCTGATGATCCGCGGAACCCGCGCCCTGCAAATCCTGGTCGGCCTGGGCGTGATTTTCTTCGTCTACGCGCTGAGCGACGTGATGGGCCTCTACACCCTGCACTGGATGCTGTCGACGTTTCTCGGCAGCCTGATCCTGATGATCGTCGTTCTGTTTCAAACGGAAATCCGGCGCGGCCTGGCCAAATTCGCGCGCAATCCCTTTGCGGCGCCGCCGGCCGAGGAATCCGAATACGTCGAGGAACTGGTCCGTTCGACCACCGCGCTGACCAACCGGCGCATCGGCGCCCTGATCGTGCTGGAGCGCGAAACCGGCCTGAACGAGTACATCGAGGAAGGCATCCAACTCGATGCCGCGATCAGCCGCGAGTTGATCGTCAGCATTTTTCTGCCGTCCTCGCCGATTCACGACGGCGCGGTGATCATCCGCAAGGGGCGGATCGTGGCGGCGGGTTGCTTCTTCCCGCTGGCCACCGAGGTCGAGCTGGATAAGGATATGGGCACGCGCCACCGGGCGGGCATCGGCGTCTCCCAGGAAACCGACGCGATCGTGTTGATCGTTTCGGAGGAGCGCGCGCAGGTCAGCATGGCGATCGAAGGGCGGATCACCAGCAACTTGTCGGCCGAGCAGTTGACCGACCTGTTGCATACGCATCTCGGGTAA
- a CDS encoding aspartate kinase has protein sequence MALIVQKFGGTSVGTIERIRAVAARVVRTHEQGNEVVVVVSAMAGETDRLLDLARRISDRPNERELDQLVATGEQVSIALLAMAIESLGHQARSFLAHQVKIRTDANFSRARIASIDPTAILDRLGERKIAVVAGFQGEDPDGNVTTLGRGGSDTTAVAIAAALQADVCEIYTDVPGVFTTDPNLYAKARKLARISHDEMLELAGSGAKVLHIRSVAFAKKFKVPLHVRSSFGDEEGTWVVAEEQCMESTPITGVTYAKNEMRIRVLGVPETPSATRDLIVPLGEAGLHLDVILQNAGVDGYFDLTFTVPKPEAMQAKELVEHAADELGAVGVEMEGPVAKVSVVGIGLRTHADVPAKVFATLAARGIPIQMVATSEIKLSVVIDENHLNEAVRALHDAFELDNMPAGCEAL, from the coding sequence GTGGCGCTCATTGTGCAAAAATTCGGCGGCACCAGCGTCGGCACGATCGAGCGGATTCGCGCGGTCGCCGCGCGGGTCGTGCGAACCCACGAGCAAGGCAACGAGGTCGTGGTGGTCGTGTCGGCCATGGCCGGTGAAACCGATCGCCTGCTCGATCTGGCCCGCCGGATCTCCGATCGCCCCAACGAGCGCGAACTCGACCAGTTGGTCGCGACCGGCGAGCAGGTGAGCATCGCCCTGCTGGCGATGGCGATCGAATCGCTGGGCCATCAGGCGCGCTCGTTTCTCGCCCACCAGGTGAAAATCCGCACCGACGCCAATTTCAGCCGCGCGCGCATCGCCTCGATCGATCCGACGGCGATCCTGGACCGGCTCGGCGAACGCAAAATCGCGGTCGTCGCCGGTTTTCAGGGCGAAGACCCGGACGGCAATGTCACCACGTTGGGACGCGGCGGGTCGGACACCACGGCGGTCGCCATCGCGGCGGCTTTGCAGGCCGACGTCTGCGAAATCTACACCGACGTTCCCGGCGTGTTCACGACCGACCCCAATCTCTACGCCAAGGCGCGCAAACTGGCCCGGATCAGCCACGACGAAATGCTCGAGCTGGCGGGGTCCGGCGCCAAGGTGCTGCACATCCGGAGCGTCGCGTTCGCCAAAAAATTCAAGGTGCCGCTGCACGTGCGCAGCTCCTTCGGCGACGAAGAGGGCACGTGGGTGGTGGCGGAGGAGCAGTGCATGGAATCCACCCCGATTACCGGCGTGACCTACGCGAAGAACGAAATGCGCATCCGGGTGCTGGGCGTTCCCGAAACGCCCTCGGCGACCCGCGATCTGATCGTGCCGCTGGGCGAGGCGGGGCTGCACCTGGACGTGATTCTGCAAAACGCCGGCGTGGACGGCTATTTCGATCTCACCTTCACGGTGCCCAAGCCCGAGGCGATGCAGGCGAAGGAACTGGTGGAGCACGCGGCCGACGAATTGGGCGCGGTGGGCGTCGAAATGGAAGGGCCGGTGGCCAAGGTGTCGGTGGTGGGCATCGGCCTGCGTACCCATGCCGACGTTCCGGCCAAGGTTTTCGCCACGCTCGCCGCGCGCGGCATTCCCATCCAAATGGTGGCCACCAGCGAGATCAAGCTCAGCGTGGTGATCGACGAAAACCATCTGAACGAAGCGGTGCGGGCTTTGCACGACGCCTTCGAACTGGATAACATGCCGGCGGGTTGCGAAGCTTTGTGA
- a CDS encoding pyridoxine 5'-phosphate synthase yields MPVKLSVNVDHVATVREARKIDVPDPVLAAGLAELAGADGITVHLRGDRRHIQDRDLEILRRTVKTHLNVEMAVSQEMLRIACEVRPDMVTLVPERPEEVTTEGGLNILHNKDGIRGAANLFEEHEIELSVFIDPDLDQVKAAREVGAKVVEINTGRYCEAKKSADREREFQAVVDAARMAGKLRLGVAAGHGLDYKNVGPIAAIPEIRELNIGHAIIARALFVGLDQAVREMIDAMNGVRPFE; encoded by the coding sequence ATGCCCGTCAAATTATCCGTGAACGTCGACCATGTCGCCACGGTGCGCGAGGCGCGGAAAATCGACGTGCCCGATCCCGTGCTGGCCGCGGGCCTCGCCGAACTGGCCGGCGCGGACGGGATCACGGTTCATCTGCGGGGCGACCGGCGGCACATTCAGGATCGCGACCTGGAAATCCTCCGCCGGACGGTGAAAACCCATTTGAACGTCGAGATGGCCGTCAGCCAGGAAATGTTGCGCATCGCCTGCGAGGTGCGGCCGGATATGGTGACGCTCGTTCCCGAGCGGCCCGAGGAAGTGACGACCGAGGGCGGGTTGAATATCCTGCACAATAAGGACGGCATCCGCGGCGCGGCCAACCTGTTCGAGGAACACGAGATCGAACTGAGCGTGTTCATCGATCCCGATCTCGATCAGGTCAAGGCGGCGCGCGAGGTCGGCGCCAAGGTGGTCGAAATCAACACGGGCCGCTACTGCGAGGCGAAGAAATCGGCGGACCGCGAACGGGAATTCCAGGCGGTGGTCGACGCGGCGCGGATGGCCGGCAAGTTGCGCCTGGGCGTGGCGGCCGGGCATGGGCTCGATTACAAAAACGTCGGCCCGATCGCCGCGATTCCCGAAATCCGCGAATTGAATATCGGCCACGCGATCATCGCCCGCGCGCTGTTCGTGGGCCTCGATCAGGCCGTCCGCGAAATGATCGACGCCATGAACGGCGTCCGTCCGTTCGAATGA
- a CDS encoding oligosaccharide flippase family protein has protein sequence MGRLGARAADAMFWNLIGKFTLMILRFLESVVLVRLLGDQGYGAFSQAVNLNGIVVLLAALGLENAILRFLPATVMTHGASGERKLIGKMIALRLAASGIAVLALWQLAPFLAERLLHDAARADLIKLVGVLLLAMGLDNLLARVLVAHYEQRYINLIQAALTAAYLALASLTVWLGGGIGGVLWCLIAMHAATAAFWAWRWRRSEAPAMGNQAATAPPPTSLWRLLTFSGYTYVYNFLQFVFQKGMDVMLLGVLLDDLSPITWYVIAYNFVFYSVSFYSLAFSEGFSLAMISEVAAQGDREKLRRIFTVSVEYLYLFILPICVGGTLVGPDILRLLYPAGTAAGAIAPMLVLLYGLSFAKMSGITANFLLGLDREKTIVRLRLVFGLLNLVLDLLLIPWLHAVGPAVATSLSLAASTIYEWRITHRMIQPSYPKRFLLKILIASLGMGGVIFFAGRSFAGVLYWRVPALLLVGFVSFVAFLLVLRPFRKEHTDLIDTLPLPGKSVWLPLLMERTPSRKAV, from the coding sequence GTGGGTCGACTGGGGGCGCGAGCGGCCGATGCCATGTTCTGGAACTTGATCGGCAAGTTCACCTTGATGATTTTGCGCTTTCTCGAATCGGTCGTGCTCGTGCGCCTGCTCGGCGATCAGGGTTACGGCGCGTTTTCGCAGGCCGTCAACCTCAACGGCATCGTGGTCCTGCTCGCGGCCCTGGGGCTGGAAAACGCCATCCTGCGCTTTTTGCCGGCGACGGTGATGACTCACGGCGCGAGCGGCGAACGAAAACTGATCGGGAAGATGATCGCCTTGCGCCTGGCGGCCTCGGGCATCGCCGTTCTGGCGCTCTGGCAACTGGCGCCGTTTCTGGCCGAACGCTTACTGCACGACGCGGCGCGCGCCGATCTGATCAAGCTGGTCGGGGTGTTGCTGCTGGCGATGGGGCTGGACAACCTACTGGCCCGCGTTCTCGTCGCCCACTACGAGCAACGGTACATCAACCTGATCCAGGCGGCCCTGACCGCGGCGTACCTGGCGCTGGCCTCGCTGACCGTCTGGCTCGGCGGCGGTATCGGTGGCGTCCTGTGGTGCCTGATCGCCATGCACGCGGCGACCGCGGCGTTTTGGGCTTGGCGCTGGCGACGCAGCGAAGCCCCGGCGATGGGCAATCAGGCCGCGACCGCACCGCCCCCGACCTCGCTCTGGCGCCTGCTGACCTTCTCCGGTTACACCTACGTTTACAATTTTCTGCAGTTCGTTTTTCAAAAAGGCATGGACGTCATGCTGTTGGGCGTGTTGCTGGACGATCTGTCGCCCATCACGTGGTACGTCATCGCCTACAATTTCGTCTTCTATTCCGTTTCTTTCTACTCCCTGGCCTTTTCCGAGGGTTTTTCGCTGGCGATGATCAGCGAGGTGGCCGCGCAGGGCGACCGCGAAAAACTGCGGCGGATCTTCACCGTTTCGGTGGAGTACCTGTATCTGTTCATCCTGCCGATCTGCGTCGGCGGCACGCTGGTCGGCCCGGACATTTTGCGTCTGCTGTATCCGGCCGGCACGGCGGCCGGCGCGATCGCGCCGATGCTGGTGCTCCTATACGGACTTTCGTTCGCCAAGATGAGCGGCATCACCGCGAACTTCCTGCTCGGTCTCGACCGCGAAAAAACCATCGTCCGCCTGCGATTGGTTTTCGGGCTGTTGAATCTGGTGCTTGATTTGCTGTTGATCCCGTGGCTGCATGCCGTCGGCCCGGCCGTCGCTACCAGTTTGTCGCTGGCCGCCAGCACGATTTATGAGTGGCGGATCACCCATCGGATGATCCAGCCGAGTTATCCCAAGCGGTTCCTGCTGAAAATCCTGATTGCGAGCCTGGGCATGGGCGGGGTGATCTTTTTCGCCGGCCGGTCATTCGCCGGCGTGTTGTATTGGCGGGTGCCGGCGCTGCTGCTCGTCGGCTTCGTTTCGTTCGTGGCGTTTTTACTGGTGCTGCGGCCGTTCCGCAAGGAACACACCGATTTGATCGACACGCTGCCGCTGCCGGGGAAATCCGTCTGGTTGCCGCTGTTGATGGAAAGAACGCCTTCCCGGAAAGCGGTTTGA